A single Stigmatella aurantiaca DNA region contains:
- a CDS encoding D-alanine--D-alanine ligase has protein sequence MRLCTLYSSYEGSQSPYKDIDPPVDPSPWLPGHTWSRQPLTRANAQETLERLAAEGFDAFINLCDGAPEEDLAGADVIHHLERLGLAYTGADARFYTASREQLKEAWLRHGLGTPAHLFAADLTRVEQAAGTLRFPMLVKPSSGYASVGIELDSRVNHREALLDRATRTLSQFGGLLIEEFIDGREFTVLVSEPRRGERDPWVHPPVEIHFPPGETFKHFDLKWKNHSAMDTRPVLDEGLVARLSEMARRTFLAVNARGYCRCDIRMNADGHLFMLDCNANPGVFYPPDQPGSADLILSLQPDGHRDFLLHIIECARRAVGTRA, from the coding sequence ATGCGCCTGTGTACCCTGTACTCCTCCTACGAAGGTTCCCAGTCTCCCTACAAGGACATCGATCCCCCCGTCGATCCCTCTCCCTGGCTGCCCGGCCACACCTGGTCCCGTCAGCCCCTGACGCGCGCCAACGCCCAGGAGACCCTTGAACGGCTCGCGGCCGAGGGGTTCGACGCGTTCATCAACCTCTGCGACGGTGCTCCGGAGGAGGACCTCGCGGGAGCCGACGTCATCCACCACCTGGAGCGCTTGGGCCTGGCGTACACAGGGGCGGACGCGCGTTTCTACACGGCGTCACGGGAGCAGCTGAAGGAGGCCTGGCTCCGCCATGGCCTCGGTACGCCTGCCCACCTCTTCGCCGCGGATCTGACCCGCGTCGAGCAGGCGGCCGGGACGCTGCGCTTTCCCATGCTGGTCAAGCCCAGTTCCGGCTACGCCAGCGTGGGAATCGAGCTGGACTCCCGGGTGAATCACCGGGAGGCCCTGCTCGACCGCGCTACCCGGACGCTGTCCCAATTTGGGGGGCTGCTGATCGAGGAGTTCATCGACGGACGTGAGTTCACCGTGCTCGTCTCCGAGCCAAGGCGGGGAGAGCGCGACCCCTGGGTCCATCCGCCGGTGGAGATCCATTTTCCCCCGGGAGAGACGTTCAAACACTTTGACCTCAAGTGGAAGAACCACAGCGCCATGGACACACGGCCGGTGCTGGACGAGGGGCTCGTGGCGCGGTTGAGCGAGATGGCGCGGCGGACGTTCCTGGCCGTGAACGCCCGGGGCTACTGCCGCTGTGACATCCGCATGAACGCGGATGGCCACCTGTTCATGCTCGACTGCAATGCAAACCCGGGGGTGTTCTATCCACCGGACCAACCCGGGAGCGCGGACCTCATCCTGTCACTCCAACCGGACGGGCACCGGGATTTCCTTCTGCACATCATCGAGTGTGCCCGCCGCGCGGTGGGGACTCGCGCCTGA
- a CDS encoding heparinase II/III family protein gives MSTLDYYTTLVRLAPTAVAKSAVRRVQGAARQALYRHRERVDEARLLQAYAAVSADELVNNLLATRHTAIWCETRQRDSVLEALAQLPGATERALERARVALRQEFDVFGTRIVFGEGKPVDWSRDPVSGHAYPLEDVAQLKLLRPGSDPKYPWVLGRLDSLVALGQGYWVEQAAPERARFAQAFVLQTLDFLQANPLGMGVHWTCPMEISLRAANLAQALAMFADAPEVQRSEFLVPVLGALAEHTAWVEAHLEDQGAVPNNHLVSNYVGLLVTGLLFPELPGAPRQVSLAVKGLRAQMEAQVHPEGTSFEGSIPYHRLAVELFTLAHAVGLSAGVLLGEAYEARLRGMFAAVRAWCSEQGLAPQVGDNDSGRIFPFRDRADLEHGYLVPLGAALLGDETLAGGEFPDEAAWLLGRPGLERFQALRPAAAPTSVSFPAGGFHVLRGAGAVTTVSAGPQGQGGVGGHNHNDKLSFELHLKGVPVIVDPGTGTYTREPAQRNAFRSTAAHNTLMVDGVEQVAIVPERLFALPEAARARVEMFQAGAELDRLTVRHDGYRTLTSPVGIERTFLLDKRERALAVADRLTGTGSHQVVGRLHLPDTHARLRTPAAEEIARALRVPEAPRTFEPLGVELGPEGAARALVLFGLGLEPRLDPAGYSPAYGRVEPARVVTYGVRLTPPAWLRWVVVFL, from the coding sequence ATGAGTACTCTCGATTATTACACGACTCTCGTACGGCTCGCGCCCACGGCGGTGGCAAAGAGCGCGGTGCGGCGCGTTCAAGGCGCCGCCCGTCAGGCGCTCTACCGGCACCGTGAACGGGTGGACGAAGCGCGCCTCCTTCAGGCGTATGCGGCCGTGTCCGCCGATGAGCTGGTGAACAACCTGCTCGCCACGCGCCACACCGCCATCTGGTGTGAGACGCGGCAGCGGGACTCGGTGCTGGAGGCGCTCGCGCAGCTGCCCGGCGCCACCGAGCGGGCGCTCGAGCGGGCCCGGGTGGCGCTCCGCCAGGAGTTCGACGTCTTCGGAACGCGGATCGTCTTCGGCGAAGGCAAGCCCGTGGACTGGTCGAGGGATCCGGTGAGCGGCCACGCGTATCCTCTAGAGGATGTGGCGCAGCTGAAGCTGCTGCGGCCGGGCTCGGACCCGAAGTACCCCTGGGTGCTTGGGCGGCTCGACAGCCTCGTGGCGCTGGGACAGGGCTACTGGGTGGAGCAGGCGGCGCCGGAGCGCGCCCGCTTCGCGCAGGCCTTCGTCCTGCAGACCCTGGACTTCCTCCAGGCCAACCCGCTGGGCATGGGCGTCCACTGGACGTGCCCCATGGAGATTTCGCTGCGCGCGGCCAACCTGGCGCAGGCGCTGGCCATGTTCGCGGATGCGCCGGAGGTGCAGCGCTCCGAGTTCCTCGTGCCCGTGCTGGGCGCGCTGGCCGAGCACACGGCCTGGGTGGAGGCCCATCTGGAGGACCAAGGGGCCGTTCCCAACAACCACCTCGTCTCCAATTACGTGGGCCTGCTGGTGACGGGGCTGCTGTTCCCCGAGCTGCCCGGCGCGCCGCGCCAGGTGTCCCTGGCGGTGAAGGGCCTGCGCGCGCAGATGGAGGCGCAGGTTCACCCGGAGGGCACGTCCTTCGAAGGCTCCATTCCCTACCACCGGCTCGCGGTGGAGCTGTTCACGCTGGCGCATGCCGTGGGGCTCTCCGCGGGGGTGTTGCTGGGCGAGGCGTACGAGGCGCGCCTGAGGGGCATGTTCGCGGCCGTGCGCGCGTGGTGCTCGGAGCAGGGTCTGGCGCCGCAGGTGGGCGACAACGACTCGGGCCGGATCTTCCCCTTCCGGGACCGCGCGGACCTGGAGCACGGCTATCTGGTGCCCCTGGGCGCGGCGCTGCTCGGGGACGAGACGCTGGCGGGGGGCGAGTTTCCGGATGAGGCGGCGTGGCTGCTGGGCCGGCCGGGCCTGGAGCGCTTCCAGGCGCTGCGTCCGGCGGCTGCGCCCACGTCGGTGAGCTTTCCGGCGGGTGGTTTTCACGTGTTGCGCGGTGCGGGCGCAGTGACCACTGTGAGCGCGGGCCCCCAGGGACAGGGCGGAGTGGGGGGCCACAACCACAACGACAAACTTTCGTTCGAGCTGCACCTGAAGGGTGTGCCCGTCATCGTGGATCCCGGAACGGGCACGTACACGCGGGAGCCCGCGCAGCGCAATGCCTTCCGGAGCACGGCCGCGCACAACACGCTGATGGTGGATGGCGTGGAGCAGGTGGCCATTGTTCCGGAGCGGCTCTTCGCGCTGCCCGAGGCGGCCCGCGCGCGGGTGGAGATGTTCCAGGCGGGGGCCGAGCTGGACCGGCTCACCGTGCGGCATGACGGATACAGGACGTTGACGTCACCGGTGGGCATCGAGCGAACCTTCCTGCTCGACAAGCGTGAGCGGGCGCTGGCGGTGGCGGACCGGCTGACGGGCACGGGCTCGCACCAAGTGGTGGGCCGGCTGCATTTGCCGGACACGCATGCCCGGTTGCGGACGCCGGCGGCGGAAGAAATCGCGCGGGCCTTGCGCGTGCCGGAGGCACCGCGCACCTTCGAGCCGCTCGGTGTGGAGCTGGGCCCCGAGGGGGCCGCGCGCGCACTGGTTCTTTTCGGACTGGGGCTGGAGCCCCGATTGGATCCGGCGGGGTACTCGCCTGCGTATGGGCGGGTCGAACCGGCACGGGTGGTGACTTACGGGGTGCGGCTGACGCCCCCGGCGTGGCTGCGGTGGGTGGTCGTCTTTTTGTGA
- a CDS encoding TldD/PmbA family protein, giving the protein MHCGAGWLRYSGRVRTFRLPALPLLASAAAFLLAATPAADPRLSLLDAMATEMNRNQQQLKLQGHEPPYFMSYQLKDYDQQVITARYGALFVNDGYRDRRITVDVRVGSYAFDSSVPEELDFAFTTKGTSYFARPEGPIDDSPMALRTALWLLTDERYKSAIFQFLKKKGEDVYTVEDPKRPPSFSREKPNTYVQTPVAFPFDREKWTRVAREISGRFNGRPEIFDSDVRITADKVVRLFVSTEGSRIVTEETLYGLHVTAMARAEDGQLLDNSRTFYAPTEAGLPSEADLAKAADVVISELLALRQAPAIDPYTGPAILAPEASGVLFHETVGHRLEGNRQGDDREGKTFRGQEGKPVLPVFLSIHDDPTLRTLGGDPLNGYYLFDEEGVKGQRVTLVEKGVLKNYLLSRQPVEGFLQSNGHGRSQGTRRPVARMANLLVESTKQVSDEELKRMLIAEAKRQGKPYGLIIRDITGGNTNTSSYGYQAFKGVPRMVYRVDVRDGKESLVRGVEIVGTPLSSVNRILASGKKAGLFNGFCGAESGMVPVSTVAPAVLLQEIELQRSMEGKDRPPILPSPTAPSEAKP; this is encoded by the coding sequence ATGCATTGCGGGGCAGGGTGGCTCAGGTACAGTGGCCGCGTGAGAACGTTCCGCTTGCCCGCCCTCCCGCTGCTGGCCTCCGCCGCCGCCTTCCTGCTGGCCGCCACCCCTGCGGCCGATCCGCGCCTGTCCTTGCTGGACGCCATGGCGACGGAGATGAACCGCAACCAGCAGCAGCTCAAGCTCCAGGGGCACGAGCCCCCGTACTTCATGAGCTATCAGCTCAAGGACTACGATCAGCAGGTCATCACCGCGCGCTATGGCGCCCTGTTCGTCAATGACGGCTACCGGGACCGCCGGATCACCGTGGACGTGCGCGTGGGCTCGTACGCGTTCGACAGCTCGGTGCCCGAGGAGCTGGACTTCGCCTTCACCACCAAGGGCACCAGCTACTTCGCCCGGCCCGAAGGCCCCATCGATGACTCGCCGATGGCGCTGCGCACCGCGCTGTGGCTGCTGACGGACGAGCGCTACAAGTCGGCGATCTTCCAGTTCCTCAAGAAGAAGGGTGAGGACGTCTACACGGTGGAGGACCCCAAGCGCCCGCCGTCCTTCTCGCGCGAGAAGCCGAACACCTACGTGCAGACGCCGGTGGCCTTCCCCTTCGACCGGGAGAAGTGGACGCGCGTGGCGCGTGAGATCTCCGGCCGGTTCAACGGCCGTCCGGAGATCTTCGACTCGGACGTGCGCATCACCGCCGACAAGGTGGTGCGCCTGTTCGTGTCCACGGAGGGCAGCCGCATCGTCACCGAGGAGACGCTGTACGGCCTGCACGTGACGGCCATGGCGCGGGCCGAGGACGGGCAGCTCCTGGACAACTCCCGGACGTTCTACGCGCCCACCGAAGCGGGCCTGCCGAGCGAGGCGGACCTGGCCAAGGCCGCGGACGTGGTCATCTCGGAGCTGCTCGCCCTGCGCCAGGCGCCCGCGATCGATCCCTACACGGGGCCGGCCATCCTCGCGCCCGAGGCCTCCGGCGTGCTCTTCCATGAGACCGTGGGCCACCGGCTGGAAGGGAACCGGCAGGGCGATGACCGGGAGGGGAAGACGTTCCGGGGGCAGGAGGGCAAGCCGGTGCTGCCGGTCTTCCTGTCCATTCATGACGACCCGACCCTGCGCACGCTGGGCGGGGATCCGCTCAACGGCTACTACCTCTTCGACGAGGAGGGGGTGAAGGGGCAGCGGGTGACGCTCGTGGAGAAGGGCGTGCTGAAGAACTACCTGCTGTCGCGCCAGCCGGTGGAAGGGTTCCTCCAGTCCAACGGCCACGGGCGAAGCCAGGGCACGCGCCGGCCGGTGGCGCGCATGGCCAACCTGCTCGTCGAGTCCACGAAGCAGGTGAGCGACGAGGAGCTGAAGCGGATGCTCATCGCGGAGGCGAAGCGGCAGGGCAAGCCCTACGGGCTCATCATCCGAGACATCACCGGCGGCAACACCAACACCTCCAGCTATGGCTACCAGGCCTTCAAGGGCGTCCCGCGGATGGTGTACCGGGTGGATGTCCGCGACGGGAAGGAATCCCTGGTGCGTGGGGTGGAGATTGTCGGAACGCCGCTGTCATCGGTGAACCGCATCCTGGCCTCGGGCAAGAAGGCAGGGCTGTTCAACGGCTTCTGTGGCGCGGAGAGCGGCATGGTGCCCGTGTCCACCGTGGCGCCAGCAGTGTTGCTCCAGGAGATCGAGCTGCAGCGCTCGATGGAGGGCAAGGACCGCCCGCCCATCCTCCCCAGCCCCACGGCCCCTTCCGAGGCGAAGCCGTAA
- a CDS encoding nucleotide sugar dehydrogenase, whose protein sequence is MRLMKSPLVDMIRKREAKVGVVGLGYVGLPLGMAFAEAGFPVTGLDIDTRKIDKIDKGESYIKHIPSEPLKKLTSEGKLKATTDFAKAKDMDCIVICVPTPLTASREPDMSFIIQTGEALAPYVRPNQLFVLESTTYPGTTEEVLKPLLEKGGLKAGVDFHLAFSPEREDPGNKSFNTKTIPKIVGGFTPACLEVAQALYASALKEIVPVSSTRVAELSKLLENIFRCVNIAMVNEMKMLCDRMNIDVWEVIQAASTKPFGFMPFYPGPGLGGHCIPIDPFYLTWKAREYEFHTKFIELAGEVNTQMPYYVVQRTMEALNKHKKTLNGAKVLCLGAAYKKDIDDMRESPSLRVISLLIEKGAEVSYHDPYVPKLEKGHGFHHEMKSVPLTPETYAEYDAVIILTDHSNIDYAMVVQKSECVVDTRNATKQVGPGREKVMKA, encoded by the coding sequence ATGCGACTGATGAAGAGCCCGTTGGTGGACATGATTCGCAAGCGGGAGGCGAAGGTGGGCGTGGTGGGGCTGGGCTACGTGGGTCTGCCCTTGGGCATGGCGTTCGCGGAGGCCGGTTTTCCGGTGACGGGGCTCGACATCGATACGCGCAAGATCGACAAGATCGACAAGGGGGAGAGCTACATCAAGCACATCCCCAGTGAGCCGCTGAAGAAGCTCACCAGCGAGGGCAAGCTCAAGGCGACCACGGACTTCGCCAAAGCGAAGGACATGGACTGCATCGTCATCTGCGTGCCCACGCCGCTGACGGCCTCGCGCGAGCCGGACATGAGCTTCATCATCCAGACGGGTGAGGCGCTCGCGCCGTACGTGCGGCCCAACCAGCTGTTCGTGCTGGAGTCCACCACGTACCCGGGCACCACCGAGGAGGTGCTCAAGCCGCTGCTGGAGAAGGGCGGCCTGAAGGCGGGCGTAGACTTCCACCTGGCCTTCAGCCCCGAGCGTGAGGATCCGGGCAACAAGAGCTTCAACACGAAGACCATCCCGAAGATCGTCGGCGGCTTCACGCCCGCGTGCCTCGAGGTGGCCCAGGCCCTCTACGCCAGCGCGCTCAAGGAAATCGTTCCGGTGTCCTCCACGCGCGTGGCGGAGCTCTCCAAGCTGCTGGAGAACATCTTCCGCTGCGTGAACATCGCCATGGTCAACGAGATGAAGATGCTCTGCGACCGGATGAACATCGACGTGTGGGAGGTCATCCAGGCGGCCAGCACCAAGCCGTTCGGCTTCATGCCCTTCTACCCGGGCCCCGGCCTCGGCGGGCACTGCATCCCGATCGATCCCTTCTACCTGACGTGGAAGGCGCGCGAGTACGAGTTCCACACCAAGTTCATCGAGCTCGCGGGCGAGGTGAACACGCAGATGCCCTACTACGTGGTGCAGCGCACCATGGAGGCGCTCAACAAGCACAAGAAGACGCTCAACGGCGCGAAGGTGCTCTGCCTGGGTGCGGCGTACAAGAAGGACATCGACGACATGCGCGAGAGCCCGAGCCTCCGCGTCATCTCGCTGCTCATCGAGAAGGGCGCCGAGGTCAGCTACCACGATCCGTACGTGCCGAAGCTGGAGAAGGGTCACGGCTTCCACCACGAGATGAAGTCCGTGCCGCTCACCCCCGAGACGTACGCGGAGTACGACGCGGTGATCATCCTCACGGACCACTCCAACATCGACTACGCCATGGTGGTGCAGAAGTCCGAGTGCGTCGTCGACACGCGCAACGCCACCAAGCAGGTGGGCCCGGGGCGTGAGAAGGTCATGAAGGCCTAA